The genomic stretch CCATCTGGATTGATTCCAGTGCTCTATCTTTTGAATTTGTATTtactgccatcttttttttttaaatttatttattttatttattttatttttggctgtgatgggtcttcattgctgcacgtgggcttgtaagtgggggctactcttcgttgcggtgcgcgggcttctcattgcggtggcttctcttgttgtggagcatgggctctaggcacgtgcgcttcagtagttgtggtgcacgggcttagttgctccacggcatgtgggatcttcctagaccagggctcgaacccatgtcccctgcattggcaggtggattcttaaccactgcgccaccagggaagccctatttactGCCATCTTAACCTCTGCTCAAAATTCTGGGAGTGTTTCCtatcttaaaatgtttaacaattacattttaaatgcctAAGGCTTTTATTTACTGTACCTTTTCCatagaatatttttcttatatttgggATATAATTTTGAATTGAGGTAGATCATATAGAAGAGTACATAAGCCTGTGTATCCAGTTTAGGGTTGAAACTGTTCCTCCTTGGGCCTGCTTCCAATTGACAGGAGGAATGTGATAGACCTAGCTGGCTCTGGTGTCTTTCCAGTGACAATGATCGAAGGTGCTGAGGGGCACCCTGAGCCATGCAGGTCCCACCTGTGGGTGCTGGTGGCTCTTTCCAAAGAACGTGGAGGTGGGTGTTAGTGTTCCTTGGAGAGCAGCCATCCCGAAAGGGAGACACTGAGCCAGTGTGCCTAGTAACTATAAACTCCATCTTGAAAGCAAGGAAACTTCTGAAATGATCAGGAGAgtggcagcctggatggaagGAGGCTGGAATCCAGCCGAGGCCTCAACAGAGGCAGCTTTTAGACACAGGTGACGGATGAGGTGTTAGGTGAGAGGGTGAGTCAGGAAAGGTTTCTTTCCTGTTGGGGGGTGGGGCGCAGTAGGGGTGGCATTGATAAATTCAATCCTGGCCGCTCTTGAGTTTCAGGAGCTTGTGGGGTAGAACTGAAAATGCCCTGCAGGTTGGCAGTAATTAGTATGCATTTATCTTTCAGGAGAATGTGGCGTATATTTGAGTCATAAACGTATAAAGTAAATAACATGAGTAAAGTTGCTCAGTATGAGAAGAGAAGCAAGCTTGGAACAAAATACtgattttcctgttttgtttttaacaaccttattggggtataatttacatacgATAAActgcacccatttaaagtgtacagttcaatgagtttCAACAGATGTGCACACCTATGAAAGCACCACCATCACATCACcatcaagacacagaacatttccactGCCCCCAAAGTTTCTTCAGGCCCCTTTTAGTCCTTCCCTTTCTGCACACCCTGGTTGGAGGCAACTACTGGTAGGCTTTCTCCCACTATAGATGAATTTGCTTCCAGAATTttatgtctggtttcttttgtgcctggtttctttctcttacaTTACCCATCTGAGATTTATCCATGCAATTGCGTGGATCAGTACAGTAGTTCCTTTTATTATGGAGTGGTAGActcacatttcctttatccatccagttgatagacatttgggttgtttccgttTGGAggctcttatgaataaagctCTGTGAACACCCATGTACATatgtttgtgtggacataatgttttcatttcctttgggtgaATAACTAGGAACTGAACGTCGGATTCATACAGTAGGGGTGCTtcagtttttaagaaactgccagtaTTGCAAAGAGGTTGTGAtattttatgttcccaccagtACGAGGTCTGATTGCTCCAAATCCGTACAACCCTTGGTATTCTCAACATaatttttagtcattctaataggtgtgcaaGGGTGtctcgtggttttaatttgcattgctgTGATGACTAACAATGCCcctgtacttattggccatttgtatatcttcttaagTGGTTGTTGCCTGTTTTTCAGTTCGGTTGTCTTTTTATAACTGAATTGTAAGATATCCTTATATATTCtgatacaagtcctttgtgaGATATACctactttgaatattttattttgtggcttgtttcattttcttaactgcCTTTCGAAGAGcaaaagatttaattttgaaaaagtccAATTTACCAATATTTGTTTTGTGGTTTATGCTTTTTGtattctaagaaatctttgcctatcccAAGATGGCAAagatctcctttttttaaaaaatttttattttatatcggatGTAGTTGATTTCCAATCGTTGTGTTAGATCTTCTTTTCTTCTCGGtttgtagttttagcttttatatttaagcctatgatccatttagagttaatttttgtgtgtggcaaAACACCAATTTCTagagggtgggagaaatgggaagAGCCCTGAAGGATAAATAGATTCTGAAGAAAGTTATATTTTCGAAACTATGAAAGGAGCAGGTGGAGTCGGATGCGCTGGAAATCAAGTCTGATTATGGCTGCAAAGTAGTTACTGGCTATGGCAGTTTACTGAGTGTCCACTCTGTGCCCAACACATCCCTTTTGCTCTCAAGTTGTTTGGTTTCTTGGAGTGGGGGTAGATTATGCTTCTAAGAAATGTACGGATAAGAGAAAAGCTGAAGGTGGATCGAGTGGagactttttgtttttgaggCGCGGGCCCGTTTGTATGATGgagtaaagaaaaacagaatgaaaagggcGTGAGATGGAGGTGGACAGTTAGAGTGTAGTTGCTGGGCCAGGGCCCTGAAAGGCAGAGAAGAATGGGACCCACAGCCCAGTGGAGGGGCTAATTCAGACGTGGAGGGACCCACGCGCACCAGACAGGGCTCCAGGCAGGAAGATGGGGAAGATGAGTTGCGGGGCGTAGACGGGGTATCCTCGCAAACCTGagagctggaggagggaaggaattaAGGTTTACAAGGGCCACCTAAAGCCTATGTAAGGCAGGCCTTACCGTTTTGCAAGTGGGAGGTTTGCCTGAGAGAAAGTGTCATTGGGGCCCGTCACGTGGGAGGCAAGATCGTCTCCGGACCGCAGGTGCCAGACCCGAGTGCTTTGCCCAGCGCGACGTCCGGACTACACGCCCCAGGATGCATCGGGGCCGGCGCAGGAAGCGGTCGCCCGGGGCGGCTCCCCattggaggcggcggcggcgctgaCGCGCCCACCGGAAGGCCCGCCTCCgccctgaggctcagaggagcgAGGTCCTCCCGGCGGAGTCATGCGTCCGGAAAAGGCCCTGTCTTGGTACCGGCGGATGTCTGTGCTGTACGGACTGGGCGCCTGGACCCTGCTGGGCTCCTTGTTTTTGTGGAATCAGAGAAAGAGCAAGCCGCCAGGTACGGCTCTCGGGCGGGACCTCCGGGGGACGCGCGGCCTTGCGTGGGGCGTGTCCGGGGGGTCGCAGAAGTGTTTTCGCTGTGCCGCGAAGAGACCGGGAGCGGTGCTTAGAGCCGCGCGTTATCGTGGAATCTGCCAGCAACGACCTTTTAGATCCTCTTCCCCGAACCTTGCTCGTTTATTGAGCGAGGCCGCCCCTATCCTCAGAATTTGAAGAATCCGTGAGGTTCCAGGTGGAATTTCAAAGACCCTGGATGGTGGTTTAAAGAGGCGATGCTTCTGTAACTTCAGCCCTGCTTTGGTCGCATGGTCGCATGGTCGCATTTGGCGACCAAACGATTTCAGGACTTACACCAGCGAAGGAGTATTGAAATCTTCCCAGTTGCTGGGAGGAAAAGGAGATCCCGCAGCTTTCAAAAATGTGCTGGAAGTCTGTGGCTTCGTCTAGAGAAAGGGCTGCTTGGGGCTGAAGGGGAGGAGCTGGTGGGGGAGCGACTGCTACAAAATAAGGGGTTTCCTTTTGTGGATGAAAATATTCTACACTTTATTTTGGTGCTGGTTGCACAGATCTGAAGATACTAAAAactgaatttacattttaaatgagttaattgtATAATAAGTATTATCTCAGTAAAGCTTTTCATGTAAAAGCTGTGCTGAAGATTACATTTGGTGAGGAAGCTCACCAATGGCCTGAAAATGCACATGTCAGtattaagcattttaaaacatttatctctgtagtggtcatttaaaaaaaaaattatttaaattttcttttttacagaaagaaaacgGTGTCAGGAacctgatgggggtgggggtaatTCTTAccttagtttattttatttcaaaggttTTACTAATAATTCTAATGACTGCTGCCTAAGTTAAAAGTTAgtgatcaactatacttcaataaaaaaataaagtaagataaaataaaagttagTGATGcagctgttccttttttttttttttttttttaaggtggtgAAGTAGAACAAAAggatgtctcaacaaatgaactATCTGAACCCCCGAAAGGGTTTTATGTGGAAACGATTGTCACATATAGAGACGATTTTGTTCCAATTACTGCCAGGATCGTCAACTATTTGAAATCATGGACTGGTGGCCCTGGACCAAAATCATGATGCGCGGCTCAATTCTGAAAACAGGACTTTGGTTCAGCATAAAAATTTGAGAGATACCGTGATTTCCACTTTCTGTTTGTGAAAAGTGTATACGCTTAATTTTGCTGTAAAATAGAATCACTAAtaatatgcaataaatatttccttgaaGAAAACTAAATTTGCATATTCAGGAGGTATCCTTCTATAGTCACAGCAGTAAAAGATTGAAGTGAAATGTCTTATTGAGCTTCCATAAGCTTGGTTTTCTGAAATTAGTTCATGTGACTTTATATTCCTTTCATGTTGCTGTCAGACATAGCTTTTGTGGTCCCTTTAAGCAAATCTCCATGTTCAGTTTGGGACTTAGAGCATCCCTTTGGGCACTAGTGGGTGCTCGGTAAGTATGTTGTGAATTAGATTATAACTCCTGGATTAAATAGACTCGATCTGTTCTTTAGGAGCAGTACAGATACCCTCATTCTTTCAGCAGGAGTGGATTAAACCCCAACGGTGGCTACCAGTATTCTAGAGATAGGGGATACAAAGTGAGGACAGCGGGGTTCCTGCCCTTGAGTGCTGCAGTGTTCTCTCCGCTGGTCTCGTTTGGTTGCAAGTAACAAACCCACATAAGTGCAATTAAATCAGAAAGAGatgtttattaaaaatgtgtgtggACAGGGAAttacctggtggtccaatggttaggactcggtgctttcgcTGCTGCGGGCATGggtgcaatccctggtcggggaactaagatcccacaagctgtgcagcgtggccagaaaaaaaaaaaaactgagtatgGACAGCTCAGAATTCAAGCAGAGTATGTTGAGGTCTTCGGAGGGCCTGGCAGCAGGAAGCGGCGTGTAGCCACTCACTGAGCCTGCCTGGGGATTGTCTGCCTTGTTGCCTTTCTCACTGCACACCAGTTTTGTCCCCGTTATTTCTGTAGTAACATCACTTTGCAGCTACAGTGTCAAAGTCTGATGAGCTTCTTCCCAAGCCAGAGTTTGTCTTCCACTCCTGTGAGAGTCAGTGCCCTGTGTATCGGACCCCTTTCTGTGGATCACCGAGTCCTGCCTCGGTTAGTAAGAAACTAGCATTCTTTGCCCATTTGGGTAGTGTTTCTTGTGCGCAACTATTTGGGACCCTGTGAGTGCTAGGGATTCCTGGTAGGACAGGAATGGGACATTTCTGGGTTCCTGCTATAGTACTGTGACCTTCAAACCTTTGCCTTGATTTCTCCTTAGTGTCAGTCCTACCTTGTGGGTGGCCTGAGCAGTGCTTTGGGGCAGTCAACCTAAGTGACAGAGGCTCCAAGATGGCAAGTAGCAGCTTCAGATGGCAGCAGCAGAGGCTCCTCACTGGACATCAGAGGTCAAGAATGGGTCAGTGCCAGTGGGGTGGGCACCCTGGTGGACCCCTGTGATGGGCGTCAAACATGTGCAAGAAGCAGCCTGCGATGGTGGACGGGAGTTTCTGAATGGCTTCCCAGAGCAGCCTGCTTCGCATCACTCATGTGGGAATCTCAGTTTCACGCCTGGGCCCTGGCTGCCAGGGAGACTGGGAAAGTGCATTTTTGACTTCCGCATCAGGGATGTGTTGACCCTCAAAGTGGGGCATCTTCTAGATACAGGAAGGATGATCACAGCATGCTGGGCAGGTACATACCAGGACAAATGTCCACTCCAGGCAGCAAGCCAG from Balaenoptera acutorostrata chromosome 15, mBalAcu1.1, whole genome shotgun sequence encodes the following:
- the SMIM26 gene encoding small integral membrane protein 26; this encodes MRPEKALSWYRRMSVLYGLGAWTLLGSLFLWNQRKSKPPGGEVEQKDVSTNELSEPPKGFYVETIVTYRDDFVPITARIVNYLKSWTGGPGPKS